ATTAAAGCCAAATCATAGGCTGTAGATTGATGACCATTTGCATCAAGTCCATTGGGCGTTTTAAATACAGTATTTTTTGCCCCAAGCTCTCTTGCTTTTTGGGTCATTTTTTCACAAAAGGCTTCTACAGAACCACTTATATGTTCAGCAATTGCAACTGCTGCATCATTAGAAGATTTCATCATAAGAGCATATAGTAAATCTTCTAGCCTCTGTTTTTCTCCTGCTTTTAATCTAAGTTTTACCTCTGGAGCTCGGGCAGCCCTTTTACTTACTGTAACCACATCGTCAAGCATTCCACTTTCTAAAGCAAGGATACAAGTCATTATTTTGGTTGTACTTGCCATCGCCTTTGGTTCATGAGCATTTTTTTCCCAAAGTATTCGTCCTGTGTCCGCTTCAATTAAAATTGCAGCTTGTGCTTCTACTTTAGGCTCATTGCTTTTTGCTCCGTAAACTGGAATTGAAAATGAAAAAAATAAGATAATCGATAGAGTAAAGCTTAGAATTTTTTTATACATACCCGACTCCTTTTCTAAAACCTTTACTTTCATCATATAAGAATACAACTTGTTTTATGCAGAAGTTTTATCATTTAGGTTCATAAACCTCCAATACTTTCGTGATGTTCTTATCACTGTCTTCTTTGTTTTCATCTCTAGAAATTCTCTTATGCTTTCCCCCTGAATTAACGTAATTGCCTAGTTTGCCAATGAGCTCCGGCACTTCTTCCATTACCTTGGACATTGTTCCAAAATGATAATTTACATGCCTGATTTGCACTTTACCTTCTTCAATCACCATAAAGGCTACTGGCTGAATGCTGACTCCTGCACCACTTCCTCCTCCAAAAGGATATCTGCTGGATTGATTGTTTTCTTCGCCCTCTGATTCCTTCTCCTGAATACCACTTCCATATTCGGCTCCTCCTGCAGCAAAGCCGAAGGTAGCCTTTGTAATGGGCATAATCACTGTACCCTCAGTAGTTTCTATTGGATCGCCTACAACCGTGCTTACTTCTACCATTTCTTTTATACTGCCCATTGCAGTTTTCATTAAAGCTTCAATTGGATGTTGATTCGAATTTGCCATTTTTTAGCCTCCTCTTTATAGAAATATATTGAAAGGTAATGAAAATAGGATGCATAATTATTTCACACTTCAATGAACCATTAGTCCTTGACGCATCAAATTGCGGAAGTATTTTAAGATGATATTGTCGAATTGAAATGACTTGATTAATAAGATTAATAATACTTGGCGTTAAACCATTAATCATTCCATAAAGGATAGCTGTAACAGCTGGATCATGGGTACCAATATGCATATTCATATCGAAAAAATTGATATATATATGTTTTTTTAATTTTTCAATTCTATTCCATATTATTTTTGCTGATTTCTTGTAGTTTATGTATGATTTTGTTGAAAAAGAATTGTTATGATTTTCCTCTAAATATTCCTCAATCTTGTTTCTTAAATATTTAACAAGATTAAATTTATAAATTCTAATGTAGCGAAACAAATATAAACTTACGGTTAAATACTGAACTTCATCTTGTTTTTCATAATGAATTTGTATTCTCAAGGCTTCACCCGCTTATTTGTTACATTTAAATTTATTTTCCCCGAAGAATAATAAACCATACAAAAATGACCAAAAGAAGTTTTTCACTCCTCTTGGTCATCGAATAAGCCTATTTGTTTTACCTCTTTTTGTACTTCTTTTTGAAGCTGCTTTAACAGTTCTTCCTGAAGCTGAGGAAGTTCTTTGATATTTTTAAAACCAAAATACCTAAGAAATTCTTCCGTGGTTCCAAATAAAATCGGCTTGCCTGGGGCATCCATTCTTCCCACTTCACAAACCAGATTGTATTCTATTAATTTATTGACTACATGATCACACCGAACCCCTCTGATTTCTTCAATATGGGCTTTTGTTACAGGCTGTTTATACGCAATAATCGCTAAAGTTTCCAAAACAGCCTGGGTCATATTATATTTTTTAGGACTTTGATAAAAAGATTGAATAAGCTCAAAGAACTGAGGGCTTGTACACATTTGAAATGCATTATTCACTTCAATGATTTGAATGCCCCTATCTTCATCCTTGTATTTATTGCTTAAGTTTTCAATAATATTTTTCGTTGTATGGATATCTTGTTGAATGATTTCTGAAAGTTTTCTTAGGGAAACAGCTTCCCCCGATATGAATAAAATCGCTTCTATTGCAGCCTCATTTTTAGTCAGTTTCATCGCCATCCATCCCATCATATGTCATAATCAAAATATCTTTAAATGGGTTTTTTTGTTCAATTTTAACTTGTTTACTTCTTATTAATTCCAATAACGCCAGAAAAGTAACTACTATTTCCATCTTGTCTGAATCCTCATAAAATAACTCATGAAAATCAATTACCGGATATATGACTAATAAATCAAGGATATATGTAATTTTGTCCTCAATCTTATAAATATCCCTTTGGACAGATTTAAACCCACTTCTTATGGTATCAACCTTTTTTTCTTTTCTTTTCAGTAAATCTTGAAATATGGAAAACATATTTTGAAGCGTGACACCATCCAAGACTTCAGAAATATCAACCGGTGCATCTTGAAGAATATCTTTTATATGCTGAGGCAAGGTTGAATTTCGATAAAAAACTTTTTGTGCTTCTATCTGCCTTATCTTTAGTTCTTCTGAGAAATGCTTAATTTTCTTATATTCCAATAGTTTATTCACTAGCTCTTCTCTTGGATCTTCTTCCTCTTCCTCCTCTTTTTTTGGACTTGGAAGAAGCATCTTGGATTTGATTTCTAAAAGTGTTGCGGCCATAACCAAAAACTCACTAATATTCTCCATATTTCTTTCCTGCATAGCATCGATATACTCTATAAATTGGTCCGCAATAAGAGATATGGGTATATCATATATATTTATTTTATTCTTTTCTATCAAATGAAAAAGCAAATCAAAAGGGCCTTCAAATGCTTCTAATTTTACTGTAATACTCAAATTTTGTACCCCTCTTCATTAAAATCCACCAAGCTTAATTAAGAAATTATAAATCTGCATAATTATTGGGTTAATAATCATAGGAATAAAACCAACAAATATAAGCAGTATCAATACAACCTGCAGTATATATTCATATTGTATGATTTTAAAATAAGTTCTTGGAGGTATAAGATTAAATAATATCTTCGAACCGTCCAAAGGAGGTATAGGAATTAAATTGAAAATTGCCAGTACAATATTGATATAAATTCCATATAATAAAATTTGATAAAGTAAATCATACCTTATGTTATACATATACAAAAGTTTTAAAACTAGTGCAGATACTATTGCAACCAATAGATTCGCTATAGGACCGGCTAAGGACACCATGAGCATTGCTGGCTTTCTATTTTTAAAATTTGCAGGATTCGTATGAATAGGTCTGGCCCATCCAAAATTCATAAAAAATAGCAGTATTAGACCTATAGGGTCTATATGGGATATTGGATTAAGTGTCAATCTTCCTTCTTTTTTTGGTGTTTTGTCCCCAAAGAGATATGCCGTTAATCCATGGGCAAATTCATGAAAAGTAACTCCTGCCAATATTCCAGGTGCTTTAATTAAGATTTCCAAGATTGGATTGTTCAAAATCCATCCTCCTTTTAATATAGTAAAAATATTTTGTAATAACCTTTTTGGTTACTAAGGTATATTGTAAAGGTTTAACAAAAAAATTTCAAATATAATTTTAGCGCCTAAGAATATTCTTAGGCGCTAAAATTCTTAATACCATCGTTTCAAAAGCATGTTCAGCATTGTTTTTAAATTGGCTCTTTTTACTGTATCCGTTGCTACTAAATCAGAACGTCCAACTTCTTTGCCCTGAAACAAATAAACTATTTCTCCAACCTTCATACCTTTCTCTACTGGAGCTTTAACATACTCAGGAAGTTCAACTTTGGATTCGATTTTTTGATTAGCTATTTTTTTACTTACTAATAATCGTACATCTTTTTTAATCGCACAATCAACAGTGGGGGCATTTCCTTTGTAGACTTTAACATTTCCTACGACTTTCCCTACTGGATCACCTTGTATGATTGCATAATTTGCAAAGCCGTAATTTAACATTTTGGCAACTTCTGAATTTCTTGCCTGCTTACTTTTCGCTCCCATAACCACTGCAATAAGACTAAGCCCGTCTCTTTCGGCAGTACCTGATAAGCAGTACATGGACTGACTTGTAAATCCTGTTTTAAGTCCATTGGCTCCCTGATACCATTTGAATAAATTATTGGTGTTGGTAAGACCGAATTCTTCTTCTCCTCTTCTTGTTTTATGAATAATGGTGTCTGTCCAAATCGTTGCGAGCTCATGGATTTCCGGGTATTTATTAATTAATTCTCGTGACATCAATGCAATATCATATGCAGAAGTAACATGGGCATCGTCGTGAAGCCCACAGGCATTGACAAAATTCGTATTTTTCATTCCCAGTTCCTTAGCTTTTTCATTCATCATCTTAACAAAGGCTTCTTCACTTCCGGCAATATGTTCTGCCATGGCCACCGATGCATCGTTGGCAGATGCAACTGCTATACATTTGGTTAAAGTTTTTACTGTTTGCTGCTCATTTGGTTCTAAGTATACCTGTGATCCCCCCATGCTTCCTGCATGTTCACTAACAGTAACCATATCGTCCCATTTTATCTTGCCGTTTTCCACTGCTTCATAGATAAGCAGAAGTGTCATGATTTTTGTCACACTGGCTGGATACCGTTTTTCATTCATATTCTTTTCAAATAAAACCTTACCTGTTTTTGCTTCCATAAGTACCGCAGCTGGAGATTCAATTTGGATTTCTGCACTGGTCTCCTGTGGACTCTTTCCTTCCCCTTCTACAACTCTAAACGGCACGAGATTTACAAGAAAAACTGTAAGAAGTATAATTGCAATACGTTTATTAAACGACATAGTCTACCTCCTTATGCACTTTTTTTATTTTTATCTATAATTAGGGTAGACCATTTTTGATAAAATATGCACATGAATACCAGGGATGTAATTCTTTCCACAAAAAATGGAATGGTCAACACCATTCCATTTTAAGGCTTACTGAATAATTTTATAAATATATTTTACAGGCTCAGGTTTTTCTTCACTAATACTAAAAGCGCTCTGTGCAACATGCCGTGCTTCATCAATATCCTCCAGGTTTGTATGTAAGATACAGATTGTATCCCCGGCATCTACTTGATCTCCTATTTTTTTAGTCAATGTAATCCCAGCGGCAAAATCTATCTGATCTTCTTTGGTTCTTCTTCCTGCACCTAAATGCATAGCTGAGATTCCTATGCTTTCTGCATCTATGGATGTTATATATCCTGAAGATGGCGCTTTTATTTCTATATGATTCTTGGCCTGCGGAAGTAATTCCGGATGATCTACGATCTCTGGATTGCCTCCTTGAATTCTAATAAATTCTTTAAATTTATCGATTGCATCTCCACTTTCAATTTTAGCTTTTAAAGCATTGAAAGCTGAGTCAAAGTCATCATATGCACCTCCCAATACTGCCATATGAGAGGCAATGGTCAGTGCAATAGTCGTTTCATCTTCAGCTCCTTTATTGCTTAAAACATCAATAACTTCCTTTATTTCATTGGCATTTCCAACTTCATGGCCAAGGGGCTGATCCATATTGGTAAGAACTGCAATGGTTTTCCTGTTCAAGGATTTTCCTATATCAACCATTGTTTTTGCCAATTCTTCCGCGTCTTCCAAGTTCTTCATAAATGCGCCTGAGCCTACCTTTACATCTAACACGATGGCATCTGAACCTGAGGCAATTTTTTTACTCATTATAGAACTGGCAATTAAAGGTATGCTGTCGACGGTGGCTGTAACATCTCTTAATGCATAGATCTTCTTATCTGCAGGAGTCAGATTGGCAGTCTGACCTACAATAGCCATTTTATAAGTATTTACATTGTGTATAAATTCATTACTGTCTAATTCCGTTCTGAATCCTACTATAGATTCTAATTTATCTATAGTTCCTCCTGTATGGCCTAATCCTCTTCCGCTCATTTTAGCAACAGGTATTCCGAGGGATGCAACCAATGGAATGATAATTAAACTGATCTTATCTCCTACCCCTCCCGTTGAATGCTTATCAACTTTAATGCCTTCAATTGAAGACAAATCAGCCACATCGCCAGAATGAACAAAAGAAAGGGTAAGATTTGAAATCTCTTCTTTAGTCATCCCCTTAAAATATACTGCCATTAAGAAAGCCGATACTTGATAATCCGGTATTTCTCCCCGTACATATCCATTAACGATGAAATCTATCTCCTCTTTAGTTAATTCGTCTCCATTTCTTTTCTTTAAAATGAGATCATACATTCTCATGGCTTTCCACCCTCTTTTACAACATATTAATCACAATTTCAGAAACCCAATATATTTAGTAACTTTCTCATTTAAAATCTATCATCTTGTTTTTTTATTTCAATATTTCTTTGGCAAAACTTTCACCATGTTTAATTTTGTCTGTTTGCAAAATTTCACCGATGGTTTGACCAATATCCGCAAAGGTTTTTCTGGTTTTTAAATCTATATTTTGCTTAAGATTTTTTCCATACGCTATAAAAGGAACATATTCTCTTGAGTGATCCGTACTTGGCGTAGTAGGATCACAGCCGTGATCGGCATTGATCATTAAAACATCATTCTCACCCATGGCGTCCAATATTTCCGGAAGCCTCTTATCAAACTCTTCAAGACCTTTTGCATAGGCTTTGTAGTCGTTTCTATGGCCCCACTTCATATCAAAATCAACTAAATTCGTAAATATAAGGCCTTTATTATTTTGTTTTATATATTGTAGGGTCTTATTCACGCCATCCATATTGTCTTTAGTATGAACGGCTTCTGTAATACCTCTTCCAGAGAAAATGTCTTCAATTTTACCTACTGCAATTACATCTAAATTCTTAGCTTTTACTTTGTCTAATATGGTATCATGAGGAGGTGCCAAGGCATAATCCCTTCTATTAGGCGTTCTTGTAAAGCCTCCTGTATTTTTCCCTATAAAAGGTCTTGCGATTACTCTGGCTACTGCGTGTTCTCCTACAAGCAAGTCCCTGGCAATAGAACACATCTCATATAGTCTATCGATAGGTATTACTTCTTCATTGGCAGCTATTTGAAATACACTGTCTGCTGAAGTATAAACTATGGGGTATCCGGTTCTAATATGTTCTTCACCTAATTCATCCAAAATCTCTGTTCCCGAAGCAGGTTTATTTCCCAATGTCTTCGTTCCAATGGCTTTTTCAAAAGCCTCAATAATTTCTCTTGGAAAACCTTCGGGATAAGTAGGAAAGGGCTTTTCCGAAAAGACCCCTGCCATTTCCCAATGCCCCGTTACCGTATCTTTACCGTTGGAGATCTCTCCAAATCGTCCAAAACAACCCAAGGGATTTTCTGTTTTCGAAAGTCCTATCATTCCTTCAATATTTCCAAGTCCTAAGGATACTAAATTAGGAAGATTAAGACCTCCAACCATTTTCGAAATATTTCCGATTGTGTTGCTTCCTTGATCACCGAATTTGTCTGCATCGGGCAATTCTCCCATTCCCACACTGTCTAAAATAATCCATATCACTCTATTGATCATTTTATCCCACCTTTCTGTATAGATTATTCCTCTATTCAATTATCCGTATTCAGAAAAACAAAAAAGGGCCTAAGCCCTTGGATGTGCTTTCAAATAAACCTCTTTCAGCTTATTTCTATTTAATTGTGCATAAATTTGAGTTGTGGATATATCAGAATGCCCAAGCATTTCTTGAACAGATTGCAAATCAGCTCCATTAGCAACGAGATGAGCAGCAAAGGAATGTCTTAACATATGGGGAGTAATCTCTTTGTTGATATTAGCCTTTTTTGAATAAACTTTTATAATCTTCCAAAACCCCTGCCTGGTCATGGGTTTACCATTACAATTCACAAATAAAGCAGATTCTTTGGGATCGCGAATCATTGCAAATCTTACTTTTTCTAAATATAATCTAAGGGCTTTAACGGCAGATGCCCCTAAAGGAATAATTCTTTCTTTCGTATGGTTGGAGTCTGCACATTTTATGTATTCTAAAGTTAAATTAACATCACTTTCTTCTAGACATATTAATTCCGAAACTCTAATTCCTGTAGCATACAATACTTCAAGCATCGCCTTATCTCTAATCCCTTTGAGATCCTTCTCATTAGGCTGTCGTAATAAAAGATCTACTTCCTGAATAGATAGAATTTCGGGGAGCTTCTTTTCAATCTTGGGAGATTCTAAATCTTGGGTTAAATCTTCCTGAATAAGATTTGTCTTCTGTAAAAACTGAAAAAAAGAACGAATGGAAGCAATATTCCTTGAAATTGTCGAAGTCGATCTCCCACTTTTTTGCAGATTTAGTAAGTATGCAGTTATATTTGTTCGATTTACATTTTGAATCTTCTTTACCCCTGAGTCTTGCAAGAAACTAACAAAATGCCGAAGATCTCTTTGATAGGAAAGAATCGTATTTTCTGATGCACCTTTCACATCTCTTAAATAACCTGCATATTTTTCAACGACTTCTTCCATCTTATGTACTCCTTTGTATTTGCTATTATTTCCAAGCTATTTTCAATTATAAAATATTTCGTATAAAAAGTCGATATTTTTTCCAAAAAATTTATATGAAAATATCATGCTGTCTTTAAATGATTCAGCCAATCATTTCCGGCATAATCATCTGCATAAAAATCGGTGAAATAAAGGTTTCAATAAATCCTGTCAAAAGAACAATCAATAAACCTATTAGAAAAACCAAACCGTATTCTGCCCACTTTCCCCTTCTTTCCTTTGCATATTTTTGATTATTTTTATAATTGGATAAAGCAAAATTAATACTGGCAGCAGAAATAAATACAATCCCCGGAATGAGCACAATACTCTGCGGCAGACAAGACAATATGCTAAATAAAAAACCATTCCATCCATAATGGATAAATAAAAAAGCAGAAGTAAATCCATAAGAAAAACCTTTTATAAAAACCGCCAGTAAAATAAAAGGTATTCCTATTAGTCCAAGGCCAAAAACCCACATAATACCGATTGTTTTACCGTGGGACCAAAAAGATTGCTGCAGTACAGCAGAACGGGAAAAGCTTTCTTGAGGAAATCTGACAAAAAACTCATTTAAGTACTGCAATAGCTCTTCATTCTGAATCGAATTCATATAGTTTGCAAATATTGCTCCAACACAAATTCCAATTAGTAGTACGAGGATACTTATTCCATACAGCATATCTCTCTTTGAAAAATTTCTTGGTCTACTCCTCACAGCTCTCTTCCTTTCAGTACATAATCCTCCTAATTAAAAGCCTTTTGAATACTTTCTCTTTATTTAGAAGGTTTCATCATAGAATAATATATGAAATACCAAAAGGAAATAGAACTGCTTGTACTCTTATTACTTCTTGCTATCTGTAAGCTTCTTTGCGGCAAGAATACCGCATACGGTTTTGCCGTCTTCTATCCTGCCATCAAAGATCATTTGTAGAGCTTCCTCCAAAGGGTACTTTTCTATATTGACAAACTCGTCCTCATCTAAATTTTGTTTGCCTTCATATAAGCCTTTAGCTAAATAGATATGGATTTTTTCTGTGCAAAAACCTATCGCCGAGTACGTAGAGAAAATATGAGAAAACTCTGAAGCCTTATATCCTGTTTCTTCTTCCAACTCTCTTTTAGCACATTCCAACGGGTCTTCTCCATCTTCTAACAGTCCTGCCGGAATTTCAAGCAATTCTTTTCCTGCAGGATGTCTATATTGGCGTACAAGAAGAATATTCCCTTCATTATCCATAGGAACAACCGCCGACGCTCCATTATGCAGAACAACTTCTCTTTGTGCAGTCTTTCCATTAGGCAAAGTTATTGTGTCCTTCACTAGAGATACAATTGCCCCTTTATAAATTTCTTCCCTT
The genomic region above belongs to Defluviitalea saccharophila and contains:
- a CDS encoding NUDIX hydrolase, with protein sequence MNLEHKTVSREEIYKGAIVSLVKDTITLPNGKTAQREVVLHNGASAVVPMDNEGNILLVRQYRHPAGKELLEIPAGLLEDGEDPLECAKRELEEETGYKASEFSHIFSTYSAIGFCTEKIHIYLAKGLYEGKQNLDEDEFVNIEKYPLEEALQMIFDGRIEDGKTVCGILAAKKLTDSKK
- a CDS encoding phosphopentomutase; translation: MNRVIWIILDSVGMGELPDADKFGDQGSNTIGNISKMVGGLNLPNLVSLGLGNIEGMIGLSKTENPLGCFGRFGEISNGKDTVTGHWEMAGVFSEKPFPTYPEGFPREIIEAFEKAIGTKTLGNKPASGTEILDELGEEHIRTGYPIVYTSADSVFQIAANEEVIPIDRLYEMCSIARDLLVGEHAVARVIARPFIGKNTGGFTRTPNRRDYALAPPHDTILDKVKAKNLDVIAVGKIEDIFSGRGITEAVHTKDNMDGVNKTLQYIKQNNKGLIFTNLVDFDMKWGHRNDYKAYAKGLEEFDKRLPEILDAMGENDVLMINADHGCDPTTPSTDHSREYVPFIAYGKNLKQNIDLKTRKTFADIGQTIGEILQTDKIKHGESFAKEILK
- a CDS encoding pyrimidine-nucleoside phosphorylase; protein product: MRMYDLILKKRNGDELTKEEIDFIVNGYVRGEIPDYQVSAFLMAVYFKGMTKEEISNLTLSFVHSGDVADLSSIEGIKVDKHSTGGVGDKISLIIIPLVASLGIPVAKMSGRGLGHTGGTIDKLESIVGFRTELDSNEFIHNVNTYKMAIVGQTANLTPADKKIYALRDVTATVDSIPLIASSIMSKKIASGSDAIVLDVKVGSGAFMKNLEDAEELAKTMVDIGKSLNRKTIAVLTNMDQPLGHEVGNANEIKEVIDVLSNKGAEDETTIALTIASHMAVLGGAYDDFDSAFNALKAKIESGDAIDKFKEFIRIQGGNPEIVDHPELLPQAKNHIEIKAPSSGYITSIDAESIGISAMHLGAGRRTKEDQIDFAAGITLTKKIGDQVDAGDTICILHTNLEDIDEARHVAQSAFSISEEKPEPVKYIYKIIQ
- a CDS encoding DUF2953 domain-containing protein, translating into MRIQIHYEKQDEVQYLTVSLYLFRYIRIYKFNLVKYLRNKIEEYLEENHNNSFSTKSYINYKKSAKIIWNRIEKLKKHIYINFFDMNMHIGTHDPAVTAILYGMINGLTPSIINLINQVISIRQYHLKILPQFDASRTNGSLKCEIIMHPIFITFQYISIKRRLKNGKFESTSN
- the xerD gene encoding site-specific tyrosine recombinase XerD, coding for MEEVVEKYAGYLRDVKGASENTILSYQRDLRHFVSFLQDSGVKKIQNVNRTNITAYLLNLQKSGRSTSTISRNIASIRSFFQFLQKTNLIQEDLTQDLESPKIEKKLPEILSIQEVDLLLRQPNEKDLKGIRDKAMLEVLYATGIRVSELICLEESDVNLTLEYIKCADSNHTKERIIPLGASAVKALRLYLEKVRFAMIRDPKESALFVNCNGKPMTRQGFWKIIKVYSKKANINKEITPHMLRHSFAAHLVANGADLQSVQEMLGHSDISTTQIYAQLNRNKLKEVYLKAHPRA
- the scpB gene encoding SMC-Scp complex subunit ScpB encodes the protein MKLTKNEAAIEAILFISGEAVSLRKLSEIIQQDIHTTKNIIENLSNKYKDEDRGIQIIEVNNAFQMCTSPQFFELIQSFYQSPKKYNMTQAVLETLAIIAYKQPVTKAHIEEIRGVRCDHVVNKLIEYNLVCEVGRMDAPGKPILFGTTEEFLRYFGFKNIKELPQLQEELLKQLQKEVQKEVKQIGLFDDQEE
- the spoIIM gene encoding stage II sporulation protein M, giving the protein MRSRPRNFSKRDMLYGISILVLLIGICVGAIFANYMNSIQNEELLQYLNEFFVRFPQESFSRSAVLQQSFWSHGKTIGIMWVFGLGLIGIPFILLAVFIKGFSYGFTSAFLFIHYGWNGFLFSILSCLPQSIVLIPGIVFISAASINFALSNYKNNQKYAKERRGKWAEYGLVFLIGLLIVLLTGFIETFISPIFMQMIMPEMIG
- a CDS encoding site-2 protease family protein, whose product is MNNPILEILIKAPGILAGVTFHEFAHGLTAYLFGDKTPKKEGRLTLNPISHIDPIGLILLFFMNFGWARPIHTNPANFKNRKPAMLMVSLAGPIANLLVAIVSALVLKLLYMYNIRYDLLYQILLYGIYINIVLAIFNLIPIPPLDGSKILFNLIPPRTYFKIIQYEYILQVVLILLIFVGFIPMIINPIIMQIYNFLIKLGGF
- a CDS encoding D-alanyl-D-alanine carboxypeptidase family protein, with amino-acid sequence MSFNKRIAIILLTVFLVNLVPFRVVEGEGKSPQETSAEIQIESPAAVLMEAKTGKVLFEKNMNEKRYPASVTKIMTLLLIYEAVENGKIKWDDMVTVSEHAGSMGGSQVYLEPNEQQTVKTLTKCIAVASANDASVAMAEHIAGSEEAFVKMMNEKAKELGMKNTNFVNACGLHDDAHVTSAYDIALMSRELINKYPEIHELATIWTDTIIHKTRRGEEEFGLTNTNNLFKWYQGANGLKTGFTSQSMYCLSGTAERDGLSLIAVVMGAKSKQARNSEVAKMLNYGFANYAIIQGDPVGKVVGNVKVYKGNAPTVDCAIKKDVRLLVSKKIANQKIESKVELPEYVKAPVEKGMKVGEIVYLFQGKEVGRSDLVATDTVKRANLKTMLNMLLKRWY
- a CDS encoding segregation and condensation protein A, whose amino-acid sequence is MSITVKLEAFEGPFDLLFHLIEKNKINIYDIPISLIADQFIEYIDAMQERNMENISEFLVMAATLLEIKSKMLLPSPKKEEEEEEDPREELVNKLLEYKKIKHFSEELKIRQIEAQKVFYRNSTLPQHIKDILQDAPVDISEVLDGVTLQNMFSIFQDLLKRKEKKVDTIRSGFKSVQRDIYKIEDKITYILDLLVIYPVIDFHELFYEDSDKMEIVVTFLALLELIRSKQVKIEQKNPFKDILIMTYDGMDGDETD
- the ytfJ gene encoding GerW family sporulation protein, with protein sequence MANSNQHPIEALMKTAMGSIKEMVEVSTVVGDPIETTEGTVIMPITKATFGFAAGGAEYGSGIQEKESEGEENNQSSRYPFGGGSGAGVSIQPVAFMVIEEGKVQIRHVNYHFGTMSKVMEEVPELIGKLGNYVNSGGKHKRISRDENKEDSDKNITKVLEVYEPK